One genomic region from Rattus norvegicus strain BN/NHsdMcwi chromosome 10, GRCr8, whole genome shotgun sequence encodes:
- the Tnfrsf17 gene encoding tumor necrosis factor receptor superfamily member 17: MAQRCFHSEYFDSLLHACKPCRLRCSNPPAPCQPYCDPSMTSSVRGTYTVLWIFLGLTLVVCLALFTLSFLLRKMNPEALKDKPQSPGHLDGSVQLDKADTERTKSRAGDERILPRSLEYTVEECTCEDCIKSNPKGDSDHFFPLPAMEEGATILVTTKTGDYGKGMPSALQSVMGMEKPAHSR, encoded by the exons ATGGCTCAGCGGTGCTTCCACAGTGAATATTTTGACAGTCTGCTGCATGCTTGCAAACCGTGTCGCCTGCGATGTTCCAACCCTCCTGCACCCTGTCAGCCTTACTGTGATCCAA GCATGACCAGCTCAGTGAGAGGGACGTACACGGTTCTCTGGATCTTCTTGGGCCTGACCTTGGTCGTCTGTTTGGCACTTTTCACACTCTCTTTCTTGCTGAGGAAGATGAACCCGGAGGCCCTGAAGGACAAGCCTCAAAGCCCAGGCCATCTTGACG GATCCGTTCAGCTGGACAAGGCCGATACTGAGCGGACTAAGAGCAGGGCTGGTGACGAAAGGATTCTTCCCCGAAGCCTGGAGTATACAGTGGAAGAGTGTACCTGTGAGGATTGCATCAAGAGCAACCCCAAGGGTGATTCTGACCATTTCTTCCCACTTCCAGCCATGGAGGAGGGGGCGACCATTCTTGTCACCACGAAAACGGGTGACTATGGCAAGGGTATGCCAAGTGCTTTGCAAAGTGTCATGGGGATGGAGAAGCCAGCTCACTCCAGATAA